One stretch of Glycine soja cultivar W05 chromosome 7, ASM419377v2, whole genome shotgun sequence DNA includes these proteins:
- the LOC114419036 gene encoding auxin transporter-like protein 2: METMLPPNQAEEAIVTTSLNETESEVGMREEEKELQQQDHSMFNIKSFLWHGGSVWDAWFSCASNQVAQVLLTLPYSFSQLGMLSGILLQIFYGILGSWTAYLISVLYMEYRTRKEKENVSFKNHVIQWFEVLDGLLGPYWKAVGLAFNCTFLLFGSVIQLIACASNIYYINDHLDKRTWTYIFGACCATSVFIPSFHNYRIWSFLGLGMTTYTAWYLAIAALIHGQAENVTHTGPTKLVLYFTGATNILYTFGGHAVTVEIMHAMWKPQKFKYIYLLATLYVFTLTIPSAAAVYWAFGDELLNHSNAFSLLPKNRFRDAAVILMLIHQFITFGFASTPLYFVWEKVIGMHDTKSICIRALARLPVVIPIWFLAIIFPFFGPINSAVGALLVSFTVYIIPATAHMLTYRKASARQNAAEKPPFFMPSWTAMYVFNAFIVVWVLVVGFGFGGWASMTNFIRQIDTFGLFAKCYQCKAPTPPPMAAAPPPHAQHHH; encoded by the exons atggaaacaatgtTGCCTCCGAACCAAGCAGAGGAAGCAATAGTCACAACAAGCCTTAACGAGACAGAGAGTGAAGTTGGTATGAGGGAAGAAGAGAAGGAGTTGCAACAACAAGATCACTCCATGTTCAACATCAAGAGCTTCCTCTGGCATGGAGGCTCTGTTTGGGACGCATGGTTCAGCTGTGCTTCAAATCAA GTGGCTCAAGTGCTGTTGACACTGCCCTATTCTTTCTCTCAACTGGGCATGCTATCAGGAATCTTGCTTCAGATTTTCTATGGAATCTTGGGAAGTTGGACAGCGTATCTAATCAGTGTCCTCTACATGGAGTACCGTAccagaaaggaaaaagaaaatgtcaGTTTCAAGAACCATGTCATTCAG TGGTTTGAAGTGCTTGATGGGTTACTGGGTCCGTATTGGAAAGCGGTGGGGTTAGCCTTCAACTGTACTTTCCTCCTCTTTGGATCTGTGATTCAGCTTATAGCATGTGCAAG TAACATCTACTACATAAATGACCACTTGGATAAACGAACTTGGACTTATATCTTTGGAGCTTGCTGTGCCACCTCTGTGTTCATACCTTCTTTTCACAATTACCGTATTTGGTCTTTTCTGGGACTTGGAATGACCACTTACACTGCTTGGTACTTGGCAATAGCAGCCCTTATTCATGGCCAG GCAGAAAATGTGACACACACGGGTCCAACGAAGCTAGTGCTGTACTTCACAGGAGCCACCAACATACTGTACACGTTTGGTGGACATGCAGTTACTGT AGAGATTATGCACGCCATGTGGAAGCCACAGAAGTTCAAGTACATATACTTGCTGGCCACTTTGTACGTTTTCACACTAACGATTCCTTCTGCTGCTGCCGTTTACTGGGCTTTTGGTGATGAACTTCTCAATCATTCCAATGCATTCTCTCTCCTCCCCAAAAATCGATTTCGTGATGCTGCTGTAATCCTCATGCTCATTCACCAG TTCATCACATTCGGTTTTGCCAGTACTCCACTGTACTTTGTCTGGGAGAAGGTAATTGGGATGCATGACACAAAGAGCATTTGCATAAGGGCACTAGCAAGGTTGCCAGTGGTGATACCCATATGGTTTTTGGCCATaatcttccctttctttgggccCATAAACTCTGCAGTTGGAGCTCTTCTCGTTAGTTTCACAGTCTACATCATCCCCGCCACAGCTCATATGCTCACTTACAGAAAAGCCTCAGCAAGACAG AATGCTGCTGAGAAGCCTCCTTTCTTTATGCCAAGCTGGACTGCAATGTATGTCTTTAATGCATTCATTGTGGTGTGGGTTTTGGTGGTTGGGTTTGGGTTTGGAGGATGGGCCAGCATGACCAACTTCATTAGGCAAATTGACACATTTGGGCTCTTTGCCAAGTGCTACCAATGCAAGGCCCCAACTCCACCACCCATGGCAGCAGCACCACCCCCTCATGCTCAACATCATCACTGA